The DNA window GAAAACATTTTATTAATGCGGATTGCCATAGTTCCGTATTCCTGAAACGTGTCATTAACCTGCTGTTTCTCATACTCCGCGCGATCAAAGGCCCGGATTACCCGGACTCCAATGATCGTTTCACGCAGTTTCCGGTTTATGCCGTCCATCAGCGTCTGCAATTTTTCAAACAGAGGCATTACTTTTTTACTGATTGCCAACGACAGCAGAGTAATCACTCCCATGACCGCTATGATTGCAGCGCCAGTACCCGGTCTTTTGAAAATGCCAGCACCAACCCCGTCACAGCCATAACCGGAGCGGGAAGCAGCATTTCAGTCAAAGCAGAGAAAGCCTGCTGAACCCGTATCACATCATTCGTATTTCTGGTAATCATGGAAGCTGTTCCAAACCGGTTGAACTCATCCACTGACAGACTCTGCACCTTGCGAAACAGGGCATTGCGTATATCCCGGCCTATCAGAGCGCTGTTACAGGAGGAAAGATAAACGGCGCCCACTGCTATGACCGTCACCAAAACAGCTGCCAGAATCATTCTGCCGCCCGTCATCAGGACATAATTTAAGTCTCCTGTCAAAATTCCGTTATTAATAATATCTGCCGTCATGGTCGGGATTAAAAAGGTGCCCGCCACCTGCAGCAGCAAAAGAAAAAGCATTGCTGCAATCCGTGTTCTGTACGGCGTCAAAAACTGAAGCATTTTTCTCATTCTACACTGTCTCCTGTGATAGCCCTTTCCTCTGTCCTTAAAAAGCCTGTTTTAATATGCCGCAGCCTCAAGGCAAAGTCTTTTCTTACCTTACAGATATCCGAAGCTCCCATCTGATACTCATGGACGGCCAGGTTTACAAGAGTGTGGCACAGCTCCTGAAGGGCCGCAAACTCATCCTTAGTCTGAAATCCCATATTCCGTCTGTCCACATGCCAAAACAGCCATTCCACATATTCGTGCGCCATATTGCGGCTGCACGAAAACATCACTAAATCCATCGGCATTCTTCCATTGTGCCGTAAAAAGTATTCCAGCCCATCCGTCAGCA is part of the [Clostridium] symbiosum genome and encodes:
- a CDS encoding ABC transporter transmembrane domain-containing protein, with translation MRKMLQFLTPYRTRIAAMLFLLLLQVAGTFLIPTMTADIINNGILTGDLNYVLMTGGRMILAAVLVTVIAVGAVYLSSCNSALIGRDIRNALFRKVQSLSVDEFNRFGTASMITRNTNDVIRVQQAFSALTEMLLPAPVMAVTGLVLAFSKDRVLALQS
- a CDS encoding TetR/AcrR family transcriptional regulator — its product is MPTKHYFHLSEEKRRQISGAVVRDFQNNGYRDLKVSRIAEQIQLSRGSLYTYFMGKTDMLQFAVVQIWRDFFEFNKKSLIGHSGDYWAMLTDGLEYFLRHNGRMPMDLVMFSCSRNMAHEYVEWLFWHVDRRNMGFQTKDEFAALQELCHTLVNLAVHEYQMGASDICKVRKDFALRLRHIKTGFLRTEERAITGDSVE